CATacagaaaaaaaactgaataaaatggCTAcagttaataaagtaaaaaacacacatacacatatgtgcacatgATGAGCTGAAGGCAGGCCACTGTCAAATAAGGCTCCTGAATTTCAGAAGTCTAGTTCAGCCCCTTGTGAGCACTCAGACCAATATACTTAACTGTTGAGTCAGAAGTTCAAAAGAATTTTAACTTTCTACAACACATCCTTTACTTGACTTTGCTTCATGGCAGAATTTATAGTCTGTTCTTTTAGGACTATGCCAATATACATCAGATAAATTTGTTTTGCtggttttttttagagacagagtcttgctttatcaccaggctggagtgcagtggtgtgatgtcggctcactgcaacctccacctcccaggttcaagtgattctcctgcctcagtctcccaagttgctgggactacaggcacacaccaccatgtccggctgattttctgtattttagtagaaatggggtttcaccatgttgatcaggctggtctcgaactcccgacctcaggtgatccacccacctcagcctcccaaagtgctgggattacaggcacgagccaccatccTAGCCGGTTATTCTTATACTTGTATTCGTAACATTTGATTAACACATTGTCAACCCATATTTGTACACAACTGTTGGGATATTTTTAAGTCATTATGATGCCTTTGGTATATACACAGCAAAGTGACCATTTTCTAAGTTACACTATCTTCCTAAGATATCATGAGATGCTCTGACTCAAGTGGTTCAGTGAGAAAGTCATCTTCTGGTTTAAGGACATCCCCTTCTGTTCACAAACTGctaagagttttgtttgtttgtttgtttgttttattgtttttaaatcatgaatgggcattaaactttatcaaatactttttgttgttgctccCCAGCTATAGGACCAGCTTCTGGATGTGATGGGCCCTCTTTCAATCAGTACTGCTCAACAGAACTTCCTGccatgatggaaatgttctatagcTGCACTGTCAGATATGGAAGCCACCAGCCACTTGTGGCTATGGAGCACTTGGAATATCGCTAGTGCAACGGAGGAACTAAACTTTAAATTGTATataatgttaactcatttaatgtaAATAGTCACCTGTGGCTTCTGGCAGCTGTACTGGACACTCAGATCTAGACCAGCAGCAGAAGACATATTTTAGGTGAAGTTCACAGTAGTTTTGTATTAAAGTCTCCTAAAAGAAAATTGTGGATACAGCTCTTCTGAttattcattgtattattttgCAAATGGGGAATGACAACATTTTCAGAATAATATAAGTCATACTATTTTAGCTTTAATTTAAAATTGGCTTCTAATCCTGGCCTTTTTATACCGGGAAATTCTGCTGTCAGTCTTGGGAAAAAATGGTATTTAACCAAATCTGACTTTTCCAAATAAATCTGATAATAGAACTCTCTGAGAGCACTCACTCACTAACTGCCAGCTTCTGATAGTATTATGTTCTATGCTCTACAAGGACAGGGAGTGTTTTTTAATTGCTATTTTGTGTCTATTATCTGGTATAGTGATGGGACATAGTAAGTTGtcattaaatgtttgttgaattaagttataaataaatgtattcagtACAACCCATAACTTTATGTAAGACACAAAAATCTTTGAATATAACAACCCAATAGTAATATCACATTTATGTTTCTAATAAAACAGGAGACTGGAAGCCAAGAACAACAGCCCAGTGATCCTGGCAGGGAGTTGAGGTCACAGGATGTAAGCTATTTCAGCAAAGGACACTTGTGTGTCAAAGCATGTTTGAATGCAGCCCAGCTGGGAACGAggtttttttttacttcctttccccaaaaacactttttttttcacagtatGCTTAAAGGTGGtttctatggtctgaatgtgtctctccaaaattcatatgttgaaagttAATCACCAATatgacagtattaagaggtggggcctttagaaggtgattaggtcatgagggcatcATCATCCCCACAAAtgagattaatgcccttatagAAGAGGCTTCGACACACCTGGTGGGCAGCATGTCGGCAACGGCTGGAGCTCGTAAGCGGGGAAAGCCGGCCTCTGGGGCCGGGGCTGGCGCGGGGGCCGGCAAGCGGCGGCGAAAGGCCGACTCTGCGGGGAACAGGGGCAAATCCAAGGGTGGCGGCAAAATGAATGAGGAGATCTCCAGCGACTCTGAGAGCGAGAGCCTAGCTCCAAGGAAgcctgaagaggaggaggaagagctggAGGAAActgcacaggaaaagaagctGCGCTTGGCCAAGCTCTACCTAGAGCAGCTCCGTCAGCAAGAGGAGGAGAAGGCTGAGGCCCGTGCATTTGAGGAGGATCAGGTGGCAGGGCGCCTGAAGGAGGATGTGCTCGAGCAGAGGGGCAGGCTGCAGAAGTCGGTGGCAAAGGAGATCCAGGCCCCAGCCTCAGCTGACATTCGTGTTTTACGGGGGCACCAGCTCTCTGTCACATGTTTGGTCATTACCCCCGATGACTCGGCCATCTTCTCTGCCGCCAAAGACTGCACCATCATTAAGTGGAGCGTGGAGAGTGGACGGAAGCTTCATGTGATTCCTCGAGCCAAGAAGGGTGCCGAGGGAAAACCCTCTGGCCACAGCAGCCATGTCCTCTGCATGGCCATCTCCTCCGACGGCAAGTACCTTGCCTCGGGTGACCGCAGCAAGCTCATTCTCATTTGGGAGGCCCAGAGCTGCCAGCACCTGTACACCTTCACAGGACACCGGGATGCAGTGTCGGGGCTGGCGTTCCGCAGAGGCACCCACCAGCTCTACAGCACATCGCACGATCGCTCCGTGAAGGTGTGGAATGTGGCGGAGAACTCCTACGTGGAGACACTCTTTGGACACCAGGACACAGTGGCTGCTCTGGATGCCTTGAGCCGGGAGTGCTGTGTGATGGCTGGGGGCCGGGATGGGACTGTACGTGTGTGGAAGATCCCCGAGGAGTCCCAGCTTGTCTTCTATGGCCACCAGGGCTCCATCGACTGCATCCACCTAATCAATGAGGAGCACATGGTGCCTGGCGCGGACGATGGCTCTGTGGCCTTGTGGGGCCTCTCCAAGAAGCGACCACTTGCCCTGCAGCGTGAAGCTCACGGGCTGCGGGGAGAGCCAGGCCTGGAGCAACCCTTCTGGATATCGTCGGTGGCAGCCGTCCTCAACACAGATCTCGTGGCTACAGGCTCCCACAGCTCCTGCGTGCGGCTTTGGCAGTGTGGGGAAGGCTTCCGGCAGCTTGACCTTCTCTGCGACATTCCCCTGGTGGGTTTTATCAACAGCCTCAAGTTCTCCAGCTCTGGGGACTTCCTAGTGGCTGGGGTGGGGCAAGAGCACAGGCTTGGCCGATGGTGGAGAATCAAAGAGGCTCGGAATTCTGTCTGCATCATACCACTCCGCAGGGTCCCTGTACCCCCAGCTGCTGGTTCCTGACACTCTTACCCTCCTTAGTTAAGTCCTTCCCAGGCCATGCCCCACCCTCTTTGTATTAAAAGCCTcctcttttgggaaaaaaaaaaaaaaaaaaaaaaaaaagaagaggcttcacggccgggcgcggtggctcaagcctgtaatcccagcactttgggaggccgagacgggcggatcacgaggtcaggagatcgagaccatcctggctaacacggtgaaatcccgtctctactaaaaaatacaaaaaactggccgggcgaggctggtgggcgcctatagtcccagctactggggaggctgaggcaagagaatggtgtgaacccgggaggcggagcttgcagtgagctgagatccggccactgcactccagcctgggcgacagagcgagactccgtctcaaaaaaaaaaaaaaaaaaaagaagaggcttcACACAGCAATCAGCCCCTTTTGTCCTTctgccttctaccatgtgaggacatagcattcacccttctgccatgtgaggacacaacagcaaggtgccatcttggaagcagagaacaaGCCCTTCCGGAACACccaatctgctggtgccttgatcttggatttctcagcctccagaactgtcatacataaatttctgttgtctataAGTTATCCAggccatggtattttgttatagcagcaagaacagactaagacagtggtCACATAGTTTTTGCTTTGAGTGTGTCCCTAATGACTgatagatcacaaggtcatgtgTTCCATTTTGAACTATTCTAATTGTAAaatgagttctttatataaagCAGAAATGTGCCCCTCCATTAATCTTAGCTTTTGATCATATCTTTTTCCCAAAGGAGCAAATAAATAGTGTAATTTTAATCCCTATTTGCTTGCAGTATTTGAGGACAGCCATCATGTCCCCAGTTTCCTCTTTTCCAGGAGAGGAACCTCCAGTCTTCACCGATTCATCATGTGACTTGGTTTACAGGTTCTGGCCCTTCCCTACCTTGTCCAACTCCAGCCTCACCTTCCCAATTCTACATTCACAATAGATCACTAAAATGTTGTTAATTATAATTCCTCAACATTTCTTGAATAAGTTCTCAGTGCTCCATCATCACTGCCAACTGGTATATGTCTTCATTCTTCTTAAATTACACATTTAATTATTACAGATTATACTTCAAATGTAATCTGACCAATGACAACTTCAGTGTAATTCCAAGGGAGGCTGGTAACACTGGGGAAGCTCTGAACAGTGCTGGACACATTATTTTATGAGGAGCCTTATCTGATAAAAGCTTAGCCCAAATaagctgatgagctttaaaaaaaaaaaaaaaatccctcttcaGCATCATACGTAACTTAAAAGAGAGGAAAGTGGTGAGGAAAGAAAAGACCTATTCAATGGGTAACCAAAAGAATGTGTAATTTACACAACCCACTCAACTCCCTCATGCTAGAAAATTTTTGTCTTTATCACATGAAGTCTTACAAGATCCCAAAATAATGTAGGGCTTTCTCCAGATTAGGCATTAATTTCTGGAGCCAGCTAGAACCACTTTGTTGTTACAAAGCTAATTACAATATTCAGTTAAATATTTAGTCTCACATCTCCAGAGTGTCCATTGAATGGTGCTAGTTTTGAAGGAGGCAGCAAAGTCTGACAATCAGTCTGCAAACTCCAGTGCTGGGTGGAAAattttttctaactttaaattcaaggcatttatttaaatgaataaatttccaTAATATGTAGCATgcgtagttttttttttttaaagacttggaTTTTGAGGTGAGTTAAATCCAACAGTGTGTTCCCCAAGGGATCTCTGGGATCCTTTGAGGAAGGATCCTATGAGGAAGGGATGTAGCCAGGTAGAATAGGACTGGAATAGTCTGTGGCATAAAgtgaaaaagaggctgggcgcgatggttcacgccaacactttgggagacctcaggtggatgacctgaggtcaggagtttcagaccagcctggccaacatggtgaaaccctgtttctactaaaaatacaaaaattagccgaatatggtggtgcatgcctgtaaccctactcgggaggctgaggcatgagaatcgtttgaaccggggaggcagaggttgcattgagctgagatcacaccactgcactccagcctgagcgacagagtgagactgtctcaaaataataataataataataaagtgaaaaataaagaatgtcaAAGTAAAAAGTAACTTACAACAAAGAGATATAGTTCGGGTGCTACCTTCTCTTACTAGCTGTATGGCAAGTCTTTGAACCCACTAAAAGAGAGTTCAAAACACCTACTCTGCCTTTTTGAGGATCATGAGACAGACTACATCAAAGTGCCTCAAAGCACATTTGTAAAGTACTTAACAAGAATAAGTAAGACTTGGTTGAATGTATATATCAACTTGGGAGAGAACTGCCATCTTTATAATACTGAATCTTTCAATCCACAAAAATGATATATTCTTCTGTTTGGTTATTTAATTTAtgccaaaaatattttgtgtatttcagATGTACATCTCTATACATCTGTCCTTAGATTTCCTAAGTATTTGATgttttgatgttattttaaatatcatttcataAATTCCATTTCCTGTTTGGTGTTAATATATAAGTGACTTGTGAATACTGAAttttaagcagtttttttttctaaattcatcTCTAATTCGAATTCTAATAGGttataaatgctttttaattttccctgtaataattatatcatttgcaaacaatgactattttatatcttcttttccaatctttatgcctttcatttctttttcttgccttattttatGGCTAGAAtctctagtacaatgttgaatagagtTTGTAACTGCAGATATTCTTGTGTGATTCCCAATCTCAAGGCCAAACCTTTAAATGTTTTACCACTAAATAGTCTGCAGAAGAGTGTATCTCTATCAGTTTAGGGAAGTCATAGCTTACAGTTTGctaagagtattttttaaaatcatatgtacctgttgaatttttataaaatcttttttaaaatttgcatttatttattgagctAGCTATGCTTTTCTCCCTTTAAGAAAATTAATGTGGTAAATTATGTTgattgatttttcaaatgttaaactacTTTTGCACACACAAAGAAGTAACCTCACTTGGTAGTAATATACATAcaattaattcttttaatatacTGAGAGTTGCTTTTCTGTATATTGTGATGTCTTCGTCAGGTTTTGGCATCAAGGTGAGGATGAACTTAcagagtttggaagtattctcttttttttattttctagaagaaCTTGCATAAGATTGGGGTAAtgtcttccttaaatgtttgaaagGATTCACTGGTAAGGCTTTACATTTTGCTTGTGGAAATGTCTTAAACAACTAATTCGATTTCCACTAGTAGATGGGGACTCTCCAGATTTTTTGTCAGTTTATTTTGTCCTTAATTTTGTTCTTACTCAGATTTTCAAATTGTGTTCAGTTGTTCATTATATCATCATATCTTTCAATGCTTGTAGTCTCtagtaatatttttttcattcctgatgttatttttcctcttcttttattgATTAGTTTTACTGGCGGTTTATCAATTTTCTTaaccttttcaaagaatcagtccttagctttattatttttctttaattttgtttggttttactggtttccgggtttcaccatgttggccaggctggtctcttatttcttcttttccaatctttatgcctcaggtgatccacccatctcggcctcccaaagtgttgggaatacaggcatgagccaccgtgcccagcctctcttcTTGCTTCTTAAGATAAAGTTTAATTGATTTTAACCTTTCAACCTTCCAAGACATGTAGTGAAGGCTAAGAATCTCTCTCCAGGCATTGCTTTAGCTGCAGCCAATTTTTAATATGGCACATCTTCGCTACTGgtcagtttgaaatattttctagtgtttgttatttcttctttgatccacagatcatttagaagtgtgttgtgtTTAATCTCCAGGCAGTTGAGGATTTTCTAGTTatcttttgttactgatttctagtatAATTTCCCTAAGGTCAGAGAgcatattttgaataatttcaacCCTCTGAAATGTTTTGAGGCCTTCTGTATGGCCTGCTTATTGTCAACTTCggtaaaatttaaatatgagcTTAAATGAAATACGAATTTTGTCACGGTTGACAGTGTTCTCTGTGTGTTAGTTAGGTTAAGTTTGTTAACTGTGgtcttgatttttatcttttgttttttgtttaatttttatttttttctgttcagagGTGTGTTAAAGTAACCCTTATGATTGtggatttgtccatttctccttTTAGCTGTCTATTTTTgccttacatattttgaaatgatcttattttgaattttgaaatcttCTTTGTTGATTGACTTCTTTATCATTATGGAATATCTCTCTTTATCTCCAGTAATCCTCCTTGACTTAAAATCTGTGTTATCTGACATTAGTATGGCTATACCAGTTTTTTCACTGGTTGCAAGTTGTGTCCTTTTCCATCCTTGCACTTCCTGTGCACCTTTATTTAAGGCGTGTCTCTCCGGGACAGGATGTAGATAGAGTTTGCTTTTTTCCTAGTGCAACAACAGTGGGTTAATACTCAGAATGTTTGGTCAATTTTCATTTAATGTGATTACTAATTTAAGCAGGTTTATATCTAACATCCTACTATTTACTTTCTATTTAACCCACtgtttcatttaccttttttcttCAATCTTGCCTTTCTTTGAATTACCCCAGTATTCTATTTTCCCctcttttaacttatttttgatGTTACAAAACACATCttggtatttttaatacaaattattGCTTTTACCACTTTCTTGACAGTGCTAGAACTTCATAACACTTTAACTCCAGCTTTTTGCCTTTTCCATTATGGCTGTCATGTATTTTAGTTTTGCATAAATTTTACACTTCTCAGTATTAGTATTGTTTTGTAACAGTTGATGTTCATTATATTTACCTTTTCTAGAGCtcttcatccttttctttctttctgttttttgcccaggctgaagtgcactggcatgatcttggttcaccacaacctctgcctcccaggttcaagtgattctcctgcctcagcctcccaagtagctgagattacaggcatgcaccacaatgcctggctaattttgcattcatccttttcttcatttctgtatttctatcTGGGATTATTTTCCTTCTATCTAATGACCTCCCATCAGAATTTCAATTAGTGTAAGGCTGCTGGTAACTAATTCTCCTTTCTGTCTGAAAACATCTATATTTCACCTTAatttctgaaggatatttttacttTAGATAGAATTATTTCCTGCCCCCCCAGCACTCTAGAGAGGTCTCCTAGGTAATGGGGTTTAAATGCTTCCTTGCTGACATTCATAACAGTGACATAACAAAAATACTGCAATTGCTTAATGCAGTGATTTTAGATTTTCAGCATCTAGAAACatctctttcattttaaattcaaagGCATAGACTCAGGCTCAGAACTTGAAAGGACTGTACAGACCATCTATCTCAGTTTCCTACCTAATAATAATCATGGTAGATAGTTACTTAGATTTTGACTTAACGCTTCCCAGTTTTGAGGGAATTCACCACATCAGAAGATAGTGTATTTAAAAACAGTCCTAATCATAAATGGCTTCCTTCTAGAACACTAAGATGAAAACTGCCAACCTTAACCTCCTTCTGTCcaaaggagcaaggaagccaggaaTCCTTGTTTTCACTTAAGCCGTTTGTCCTCAGGTTTCCACAGGAAGCATCCCTTTCTCTATCCTTCCCAACTCCACATTCACAGTGAGTCACTAATCCCTGTCAAttgtgtttctaaaaataaactgGAATTTAGGTCATCATCCCCACAGAGGGTGGCTTAATGGAGGGCCTATTTCTCACCTGGATTGCTGACCCTTTTCCTGATTATGAGTAGAAGCTAAGTGATCTCCTTCAAGCTCTATTCCACATGCCTATGTCTTCAACAGCTCTCCATCACAGCACTGTTTTCTAAACTGTTCTTCTGGGACAGAGGGTGGAGGGATGGACTTGTTAATTCTGTCATCTGGTGTGTTGTTCTCTCATTAACAAAACTGAACCTACAAAACTCACTGCAACCCAGAACAACTTCAGCAATTTTAGACACAAAggttttaattaaatgaataaactttTATACATACACACTAAAAATGACATTGGAGTTGGGATGTGATAACCCTAAACTTCAATTTCCTTGCAACtagaatgaaaaaatacaatCTGAAAGTATATGATTTATAGCAGCTCTGGCCTAAAAATGAAGATGAAGGAATTTAGAAATGATACGGAATTTATAATAGACACCTGAGTTGAAGTCTTATCACTCTTCCTTGTTAGGTATATAACCTGTagtaagttatttaacctctttgaagtctatttgcttgtctgaaaaaggcAGTTAAGAATAcctgctgtattagtcagggttctctagagggacagaactaataggatattaGGGGAGTTCATTAAATATTAACTtgcacaatcacaaggtcccacaataggatgtctgcaagctgaggagcaaggagagccagtctgagtcccaaaactgaagaacttggagtctgatgttcgagggcaggaagcgtccagcacaggacaaagatgtaggctgggaggctaggccagtctctccttttcacatttttctgccagctatatatttgctggcagctgattagatggtgtccacTCAGactaagggtgggtctgccttccccagcccactgactcaaatgttaatctcctttggcaacaccctcacagacacacccaggatcaatacttggTGTCCTTCAATcccatcaagttgacactcagtattaaccatcacaagtctgctgcttgtcaacttgaacccatacacaactcctgagatcatacataatcttcaaataaagacaataacaaggtcataattacacctaacataatacaactgtCCTTCCTTCAACCGGAAATGCACcagtccccaacccaaatactattacataaagttaacaatgcTTAAATGCTGacatgaagtcaataaatcttatgtcacatgataaaggaaaaggtgtttttcttcttttattcttttttttttttttgagacggaatctcactctgtcgcccagctggagtgcagtggtgcgatctcggctcactgcaagcaccgcctcccgggttcacgccattcccctgcctcagcctcccaagtggctgggactacaggagccggccaccacgcctggctaatttttttgtatttttaggaaagacagggttttgccgtgttagccaggatggtctccatctcctgacctagtgatctgcccgcctcagcctcccaaagtgctgggatcacaggcgtaagccaccgcgcctggccaaaataaagatattttcttagtgcAAGTGTATACattcacaaacatgtttttagcaaaagaaggaggaaatactcatgacaattacagccCCCGTTCTTTAGCTGGTCACGTGGTCATAGCCGATGACTATCTTTTTCTACtgcccattctgtattccctttgccttcagcaagcacctcagcaggtcgtggtttttttcctggtggagtgacccaaaccttcattcctgaggggtctgagccatttgtagtcctgcctggattgggctgttgtagtttcctaCTGACCTTAATCACAGAGCATGGTAATACTAATGGATGCCCTAATGATCTGTGTTCCACGCATACTCTTACCTccgttgtggagtagtagactgatttcatcttgatagtctgggtaatcaccccagccaacactgtaactcctttcttagcctgttgacttaaaggtaggaggagcccaaagtgtccaggtggcaatcttaacttccagtttaatggaattgttgttgtgtctcctggtggcagcattcctcacTCTGGAACTAAggcctctaggccagcagaatgtaatgtcacaggaagaggaagcaagaattttgctagtggatcactaggggtgatggtgagtggtgccacttccacttctgccccttgattcctggacctgtgaatcctggctatgggagaaacagtaccatatattggatgctgattcagagcatacaccgCCTTCTGGAGACCTTTGCCcgagccctgcaaagtattgtcacctagttggcattgtaattgtgacttcaaaaggccattccaccccTCTATCaacccagctgcttcaggataatggggaacatggtaagaccagcgAATTCCATGAGGctgagcccactgccacacttctttagctgtgAAGTGAGTgtcttggtcagaggcaatgctgtgtggaataccgtGGTGGTGGGTAAGGCATTCTATGAGTTCATAGATAGTTGTCTTGGCAGAGTACTGCAtgtagaataggcaaatccatatcTGGAGTAGGTGTCTATTCCTGTGAGGACAAACCTCttccctttccatgatggaagagatCCAATAAATCAACCTGCCACCGGCTAGCTTGCTGATCACCCCAAGGAATGGGACTGATCATCGaaggctcagtgttggtctctgctgctggtaAATTGGGCACTCAGTAGTGGCCacagccaggtcagccttggtgagtggaagtccatgttgctgagcccaggCGTAATCTCCATCCCTGTccccatggccactttgttcatgggtcCATTGGGCGATGAGAGGGTTGGCCGGGGAAAGACACTGAGTGGTATCCACAGAATGGGTCattctatccacttgattattaaaatccacCTTTGCTGAGGTCACCCgctggtgagcactcacatgggatacaaatatcttcatggTTTTTggccactcagagaggtccatccacattcCTCTTCCTCaaatttgtcaccaattttccaatcatgcttcttctaCTTCTTTCCAATCATGCTTTTTCCaccgactcaaatgttaatctcttttgagATTaacttcttccaagtccctgatcatccagccaaaccattggttACAGCCTAttaatcagtatataatcacacatttGGCCATTtttccttccatgcaaagtgcacaaccaggtgtaCTGctggaagttctgcccactgggaagatttcccttcactgctgtccttcagggatgtcctagaaaggggctgtagtgctgcagctgtccacttttgggaggtgcctgcatattgtgcagaaccatctgtgaaccagaccctagtcttctcttcctctgtcaactcaCCATaaggaactccccatgaggccatcagtGCAGGCTGGAGTAGAGCAGGCAGGGTGGCAGCAGtagagaccatgggcatttgagccacttcctcatgtatcttacttgtgccttcaggacctgcttgagCCTGATCACGGATATACCACCTCCATtagatgatggaatgctgctgtgcacgaCCCACTTTAGGGGTTGAGGGGTCAGAAAGctcccagttcatgataggcagttcaggttgcatggtgacttgatgacccatagtcaaacattcggtttccaccaaagcccaatAACAGGCCAAGAGTTGTCTCTCAAATGGAGTGTAGTTATCTTCAGAAGacggcagggccttgctccaaaatcctagaggcctctgctgtgattcacctatgggggcctgccaaaggctccaagacgcatccctatctgccactgacacctcaagcaccactGGATCTGCTGGGTTATATGGCCCAAGTGGGAGAGCAGCttccacagcagcctggacctgttgcagagccttcttcTGTTCTGGATCCCACTAAAAACTGGCAGCATTTcgggtcactcaataaatgggccagagtaatacactcaaatgaggaatgtgttgcctctaaaatccaaataggcccactagtcATTGCGCCTTTTTCTTGgctgtaggaggggccaaatgcagcaacttatccttcatcTTAGAAGTAATATCTCAACAGGCCCCatac
This Rhinopithecus roxellana isolate Shanxi Qingling chromosome 8, ASM756505v1, whole genome shotgun sequence DNA region includes the following protein-coding sequences:
- the LOC104679523 gene encoding U3 small nucleolar RNA-interacting protein 2, coding for MSATAGARKRGKPASGAGAGAGAGKRRRKADSAGNRGKSKGGGKMNEEISSDSESESLAPRKPEEEEEELEETAQEKKLRLAKLYLEQLRQQEEEKAEARAFEEDQVAGRLKEDVLEQRGRLQKSVAKEIQAPASADIRVLRGHQLSVTCLVITPDDSAIFSAAKDCTIIKWSVESGRKLHVIPRAKKGAEGKPSGHSSHVLCMAISSDGKYLASGDRSKLILIWEAQSCQHLYTFTGHRDAVSGLAFRRGTHQLYSTSHDRSVKVWNVAENSYVETLFGHQDTVAALDALSRECCVMAGGRDGTVRVWKIPEESQLVFYGHQGSIDCIHLINEEHMVPGADDGSVALWGLSKKRPLALQREAHGLRGEPGLEQPFWISSVAAVLNTDLVATGSHSSCVRLWQCGEGFRQLDLLCDIPLVGFINSLKFSSSGDFLVAGVGQEHRLGRWWRIKEARNSVCIIPLRRVPVPPAAGS